In a genomic window of Lysobacterales bacterium:
- a CDS encoding cyanophycinase, giving the protein MCPAKVPEGAERGWIIPIGGAEEKTDGPEILSRFVELCGGAQADIVVIPTASRMKDTGARYEKLFRELGAARADAMDFDTRRDAHEQSRLDRLDAATGVFFTGGNQLRLATIIGGTPIAKRIRTRNAEGVHIAGTSAGASFLSEHMIAFGDEGGSAIAGSVRLAPGLGLTNRFVIDQHFRQRDRLGRLVTSLAYNPFAVGIGLDEDTAAFIAPDNTLEVSGSGGVTIVDAAELEFSSMDLVDEGQPVCLLGLKLHMLTRGATFNLHTRRASAGSLIRSKE; this is encoded by the coding sequence ATGTGTCCAGCGAAAGTCCCCGAAGGTGCCGAACGTGGATGGATCATTCCGATCGGTGGCGCCGAGGAGAAAACCGACGGGCCGGAAATCCTGTCGCGCTTTGTCGAACTCTGCGGTGGAGCACAGGCTGACATCGTGGTGATTCCGACTGCGAGCCGGATGAAGGACACCGGCGCCAGGTACGAGAAGCTGTTCCGCGAACTCGGTGCCGCACGCGCCGACGCGATGGACTTCGATACCCGCCGCGATGCCCACGAGCAAAGCCGCCTCGATCGCCTCGACGCCGCGACCGGCGTGTTCTTCACCGGTGGCAACCAGCTGCGGTTGGCCACGATCATCGGCGGCACGCCGATCGCGAAGCGCATTCGCACCCGCAATGCCGAAGGCGTGCATATCGCCGGCACCAGCGCCGGCGCCAGCTTCCTGAGCGAACACATGATCGCGTTCGGCGACGAGGGCGGCTCGGCCATCGCCGGTTCGGTGCGACTGGCGCCGGGTTTGGGCCTGACCAACCGCTTCGTGATCGACCAGCACTTTCGCCAGCGCGACCGCCTCGGTCGCCTGGTCACCTCGCTCGCGTACAACCCGTTTGCGGTCGGCATCGGCCTTGACGAGGACACCGCGGCCTTCATTGCTCCCGACAACACGCTCGAGGTATCGGGTTCCGGCGGCGTCACCATCGTCGATGCGGCGGAACTGGAGTTCTCGTCGATGGACCTGGTCGACGAAGGCCAGCCGGTCTGCCTGCTCGGGCTCAAGCTGCACATGCTCACGCGTGGTGCGACCTTCAACCTGCACACGCGCCGCGCCAGCGCCGGTTCGCTGATCCGTTCCAAGGAATAA